The Paenibacillus mucilaginosus 3016 genome includes the window TCCAGCTCGAGCACCGGAGCACCCAGGGATTCGGCGAGCCCGGCGAAGAGCAGCAGTTTCAATTTCATGGGAACCACTCCATTTATGTACGTTATGAGTAAGAAGAAGAGGGCGGAACCTTGCAGGAATAAGGGAAGCGGGCATTCCGCCGCAGATTCAGCATACCATATTTTCTGTAAAAAATGATATAATAGCAAAGACATGCTTACAAGCAAGGATCGGAGGCAGAACTCATGAAAATCGCAGTATATGATGAAAAAATCGGCTCGGAGCGGCTGACCGCGGACGAACTGGCGGCGATCGGACCGCTTCACCTCTCTGCAGCCGAGCGAGTGGAAGGAGTCTCCGGCCGCGCGGTCGACTTCCTTCAGTGGTACGCGGCCTGGAGGTCCCGGCACGGAGCGGAGGGGCAGCCGATGCCGAAGCGCCTCGGGGTGCGTGCCGCCGACGAATTCGAAGCCTCGGTTCCCTGGGCCCAGCTGGAGCGGGCTCTGCTTCTATACAGGCAGGAGGACGGCCAGCCGCTGAAGAAGGGCTATCCGCTGCGGCTGTATGTACCGGATGGAAGCAGCGACTGCCTCAACGTCAAGAGCGTGGTGCAGATCCGCTTTCTCTACGAGGGAGACCCGCAGGAAGGCGCCGATTACGGGTTCCGCAATCAGATCAGCCCGGACCAGCTGCGCAAGCGGGAAGCGAAGTAGCCCATGAGCGGGATCGACTCCGAAGGAAGGTGCCTGAGTGACTGACACAACCGTGAGGCTTCGCGTCCTTCATACGAACGATATTCACAGCCACTTTGAACATATGCCGAGCATCGCCTCCATCATCCGAACCCAGCGCGCCGAAGCGGGGGAGGACCATACGCTGACGCTCGATATCGGCGATCACATCGACCGGGTCCATCCCGCGACTGAGGGAACGCAGGGACGGGCCAATATCGCCGTATTGAACGCCATCGGCTATGATGCCGTGACGCTGGGCAACAACGAGGGCCTGACCCTGCAGCCGGAGATTCTCTCCCGGAGGTATGGGGAAGAGGCGGCGTTCCCCGTCGTGCTGGCCAATATGCCGGAGATGGCGAGCGGCACGCATCCGGCCTGGGCCGTTCCTTATCATATTGTTGTTAAATCGGGTATTCGCGTCGGTTTGATCGGTGTCACGGCTCCGTTCGCCGAATTCTATAATCTGCTTGGCTGGGATGTCCGGGACGCGGTCGAAACGGTGCGGCGGCTCAGCAGGGAGCTTCGTCCTCAGGTGGACGTTCTCGTGGTCATGTCCCACCTCGGAATCCGGAGCGATGAACGGATGGCCGCCGAGATTGAAGGGATCGACCTGATCCTGGGCGGGCATACCCACCATCTGATCGAGGAGCCGCTGCGCATCGGGCGCACGGCCGTCTGCGCGGCGGGCAAGTTCGGCCAGTATGTCGGCGTCGTCGACCTGGAGCTGGACTCGGCCAGTCGGGAGATCCGTAAGGTGGAATCCCGGGTGCTTGCTTCGGTAACCGGCGAGGAAGCAGGGGATATCACCTCATTGATCGCTTCCTACAGCGAGCAGGCGAGCCGGGTGCTGGACCGCGAGGTCGTGCGGCTGGACCGGCCGCTCAGCGTGGACTGGTACGGGGAATCCCAGCTCGGCAACGTGCTTGCGGCCGGCCTGCGCCGGCGCACCGGGGCGGAGATCGGGCTCGTCAATGCGGGACAGCTGCTGGGCGGCCCGCTGCAGGGGTCCGTCACCGCCGGGCGGCTGCTGGAGCTGTGCCCGTCGCCGATCAATCCGTGCCGGATGAAGCTCACGGGCGCCCAGCTCCTTCGGGCGCTCGAGGAATCGCTGCTGCCGGAGTATATGGATAAACCGCTGTACGGGTATGGCTTCCGCGGCAAAGTGCTCGGCACCTTGTGCGTGGACGGCATGACCATCGATTATGACCCGCAGGGGGAGCCGGGTGCGAAGATTCACAGCGTATTCGTCGGGACGGAGCCGCTTGAGCCCGCCCGTGCCTATACCGTCGGCACCATCGACATGTTCACCTTCGGCATCGGCTACCTGTCCATCAGCGAAGGAACGGAGCGGAAGTTCTACCTGCCGGAGTTTCTGCGGGACGTGCTCCTGAAGCAGCTGCATGACAAGGCGGTGCTTCAGGACAGCTCCAGGCTCCGCTGGATCCGCCTGGATGCCCGCCGGTCGACCTCTTGATACAGCAGCAGACCAAGCCCGTACTCCTCTTGCTGAAGGAGTACGGGCTTTTCTTTTCAATACAATCGTATTACGTTACAATGGAAAGTATATATCTAGTATAGGATATACATAGGTCCGCCTGGGGGGCTCCTCCGGGAAGGGACGATGATCTTATGAGAAGTCAGGTGTGAAGAAGAACCATGTCCGAAATCAACCAAGAAGGCCTCATCAGGGACCTTCCGCCCATAACACCCAGCAATGACCCATGGGATCCGCTGAATTCGTTCCGGCAGTACGGCGAGCACAAGCTGACCAGCGTGGAGCTCACGGTCACGAACCTGTGCAACATGCGCTGTGAGCACTGCGCCGTGGGAGAGTCTCTGACGATGACGGAAGGGCCGAGAATTCCCGTCTCCGTCATCCTGAAGAGGCTCGATGAAGTCGAGCATCTCGAGACGATCTCGATCACGGGGGGAGAGCCGAGCTATCACGCGTCGACGGTCAAGGATTACATCGTGCCGATTCTCCGCTACGCGAGGGAGAGAGGCGTCCGCTCGCAGATCAACTCGAACATCACGCTCGATCTGTCCCGCTACGAGATGATGGCGCCGTACCTGGACGTGATGCACATTTCGTTCAATTATCTGAACGGGGATGACTTCTACGGGGTCGGGTTCGAGCGCTCGCCGCGCCGCGTCAGCAAAGAGACGGCCTACAAGCTGTATGACCGGATGGTCGAGAATGCGGCGGCGCTGACCCGCGGCGGCATGTTCGTGTCAGCCGAAAGCATGATCAACTACAAGACGCATGAGAAGCTGGTCGGCATTCACGGCCTCATCCGGGATATGGGCTGCCAGCGCCACGAAGTGCACCCGATGTACCCGAGCGCCTTCGCCTCTCATCTTCCGCGGCTCTCGCTTGACGATACCCGCAGGGCCGTCACCAAGCTGCTGAACGGCCGGGACCCGGAGCTGTGGATGCTCTTCGGCACGCTGCCGTTCTATGCCTGCAGCCCGCTGGAGCAGGACCGGGAGCTGGTGAGGCGCCTTCGCGAAGAGCCTAATGTCACCGTCCGCAACGATCCGGACGGACGCAACCGCCTTAATGTGAATCTCTTTACCGGGGATGTCTATGTAACCGACTTTTCTGACGTGCCTTCTTTGGGTAATGTACATCAAGACAGGCTGGAGGACGTGTTCTCCCGTTGGAAGAACCACCCGCTGAACGGGACCGTGTCCTGCTACTGCCCGGCAGCGGCCTGCTGCGGGCCCAACCTGCTGGTCGTGGATACATATTACAAGGATGTGGACTTCCGCTCGCGGCGTGCCGTGGTCTGACGGAGTCCCATCCGCCCATCCTATTAACGCAAAGGAGATTGACGTCATTGGACGCACTCGCCAGTCACAGTACGGGATTCGATTTGGGGGCGATCTCCCTCAACCTTCTCTTGGTCTTATTCCTGGTTCTCTTGAACGGGTTCTTCGTAGCCGCCGAGTTTGCGCTCGTCAAGGTCAGACAGTCCCGGCTGCAGCAGCTCGACAGTGAAGGCAACGGCAAGGCGCGGTATGCGCTGGCCGTCACCGGCAAGCTGGATGCCTATCTGTCCTCGACGCAGCTCGGGATTACGCTGGCATCGCTCGGCCTCGGCTGGGTAGGGGAGCCGGCGATCGCCCACCTGATCGTGGATCCGGCCTTCGCGGCCCTTGGACTCGCGGACGCGTGGTATGCCGACGCGGTGTCCTTTGCCATCGCCTTCGCCTCCATTACCTTCCTGCATATCGTGCTGGGGGAACTGGCGCCCAAGTCGCTGGCGATACAGAAATCGGAGATGACCTCCCTGTGGCTGTCTGCGCCATTAATGTTTTTCTACCGTATCTTCTATCCTGTCATCTGGCTGCTGAACGGTGCGGCCAACCGGCTCCTCCGACTGCTGGGTGTTGAACCGGCCACGGAGCATGAGGCGGCCCATACCGAAGAGGAGATCCGCATCCTCATGGATCAAAGCGCGCGCAGCGGGCATATCGACAAGGATGAGCTCGCCCTCTTCGACAATATCTTCGAATTCTCGGACCGGGTGGCGCGCGAGATCATGCTGCCCCGTACGGATATGGACTGCCTGTTCACCGAGCTCAGCTTCGAGGAGAATCTGAAGATGGTGTACCAGACGAAGCATACCCGCTATCCGGTGGCGACCAGCGACAAGGATGAGATCGTCGGCTTCGTCCACATGTCCGATCTGCTGACGGCCGAGCCGGACAAAGCACACGACCTGAAGGACTTCCTGAGGCCGGTGCTGATGGTGCCGGAGTCGATGGAGATCTCCCACGTGCTGAAGCTCATGCAGCGCAAGCGGTCGCAGCTTGCCGTCGTAATCGACGAATACGGCGGAACCGCGGGGCTCCTCACGGCCGAGGATATCCTGGAGGAGATCGTGGGCGAGATGCACGACGAGTTCGACGAAGGGGAGAGGCCGGAGATCGAGAAGCTCCCCGACGGCTATTCGGTGGACGGCCGGGCCCTGCTGGAGGAGCTCGACGATCTGCTGGCGCTCGGCATCGTGGATGACGAAGTCGATTCGATCGGCGGCTGGCTGTTCAAGCAGATGGAGGGCACGGTCGCCCGCGGCCGCAAGTACGGCTATGAAGGCTTCGTATATGAGATCACCGAGACGGAGCGTCTGCGGGTGCTCAGGGTTAAGATTACGCCGGAATCCAGGCAAACGGAGCTTCCGCTGACGGCGGAGCTGCCCGGCGACAGAGAGGATCAACATTAAAACTGGGGGGTCACTCGCTAGATGCCGCTTCGTACCTTGCTGTTCTGCGCGATAAGCGCGCTGCTGCTATACGGTCTGTTCACCACCGGCTTTCCCTTTCTGCTGGCCGTTCTGATCGCGATCCTGATTGAACCGGTGGTCGCCGCCATGATGAAATACCTGAAGTTCGGGAGGGTCCCCGCGGCCGTGATCGCCTGCACCCTGTATACCGCCCTCTTCATGGGGTTCGTGTATCTCGTCGGCTTCAAGATGGTATCCGAGCTGGTGCAGTTCGCGAAGAATATGCCGGATTATCTCAACAACGCGGTCACCCTGTTCAACGATACGACCGCCAAGACCGAGCTGCTCTATGAAGCGCTCCCGACTGGGATGGCGGAGCAGGTTCAGAAGTGGCTCGGGTCGGGCGTTGGCGCCCTGACCGAAAGCCTGAAGAGCATCTTTGCCGGGGTGTCCCGTTATTCCCTCGGCGTGGCGAAGACGATTCCCAGCCTGTTTATCTTCTTCGTGGTCTTCGTGATCGGCCTGTATCTGATCTCCCTCAGCCTTCCGAAGCTCTACCAGTCCTTCCTCGGCTTGTTCGATCAGAATTCCCGTGCGAAAGTGGCAACGGTGCTTGTGGACCTGCGCCGCGCCATCTTCGGCTTCATTCTGGCCCAGTT containing:
- a CDS encoding bifunctional metallophosphatase/5'-nucleotidase, encoding MTDTTVRLRVLHTNDIHSHFEHMPSIASIIRTQRAEAGEDHTLTLDIGDHIDRVHPATEGTQGRANIAVLNAIGYDAVTLGNNEGLTLQPEILSRRYGEEAAFPVVLANMPEMASGTHPAWAVPYHIVVKSGIRVGLIGVTAPFAEFYNLLGWDVRDAVETVRRLSRELRPQVDVLVVMSHLGIRSDERMAAEIEGIDLILGGHTHHLIEEPLRIGRTAVCAAGKFGQYVGVVDLELDSASREIRKVESRVLASVTGEEAGDITSLIASYSEQASRVLDREVVRLDRPLSVDWYGESQLGNVLAAGLRRRTGAEIGLVNAGQLLGGPLQGSVTAGRLLELCPSPINPCRMKLTGAQLLRALEESLLPEYMDKPLYGYGFRGKVLGTLCVDGMTIDYDPQGEPGAKIHSVFVGTEPLEPARAYTVGTIDMFTFGIGYLSISEGTERKFYLPEFLRDVLLKQLHDKAVLQDSSRLRWIRLDARRSTS
- the yfkAB gene encoding radical SAM/CxCxxxxC motif protein YfkAB, with protein sequence MSEINQEGLIRDLPPITPSNDPWDPLNSFRQYGEHKLTSVELTVTNLCNMRCEHCAVGESLTMTEGPRIPVSVILKRLDEVEHLETISITGGEPSYHASTVKDYIVPILRYARERGVRSQINSNITLDLSRYEMMAPYLDVMHISFNYLNGDDFYGVGFERSPRRVSKETAYKLYDRMVENAAALTRGGMFVSAESMINYKTHEKLVGIHGLIRDMGCQRHEVHPMYPSAFASHLPRLSLDDTRRAVTKLLNGRDPELWMLFGTLPFYACSPLEQDRELVRRLREEPNVTVRNDPDGRNRLNVNLFTGDVYVTDFSDVPSLGNVHQDRLEDVFSRWKNHPLNGTVSCYCPAAACCGPNLLVVDTYYKDVDFRSRRAVV
- a CDS encoding hemolysin family protein, which gives rise to MDALASHSTGFDLGAISLNLLLVLFLVLLNGFFVAAEFALVKVRQSRLQQLDSEGNGKARYALAVTGKLDAYLSSTQLGITLASLGLGWVGEPAIAHLIVDPAFAALGLADAWYADAVSFAIAFASITFLHIVLGELAPKSLAIQKSEMTSLWLSAPLMFFYRIFYPVIWLLNGAANRLLRLLGVEPATEHEAAHTEEEIRILMDQSARSGHIDKDELALFDNIFEFSDRVAREIMLPRTDMDCLFTELSFEENLKMVYQTKHTRYPVATSDKDEIVGFVHMSDLLTAEPDKAHDLKDFLRPVLMVPESMEISHVLKLMQRKRSQLAVVIDEYGGTAGLLTAEDILEEIVGEMHDEFDEGERPEIEKLPDGYSVDGRALLEELDDLLALGIVDDEVDSIGGWLFKQMEGTVARGRKYGYEGFVYEITETERLRVLRVKITPESRQTELPLTAELPGDREDQH
- the ytvI gene encoding sporulation integral membrane protein YtvI gives rise to the protein MPLRTLLFCAISALLLYGLFTTGFPFLLAVLIAILIEPVVAAMMKYLKFGRVPAAVIACTLYTALFMGFVYLVGFKMVSELVQFAKNMPDYLNNAVTLFNDTTAKTELLYEALPTGMAEQVQKWLGSGVGALTESLKSIFAGVSRYSLGVAKTIPSLFIFFVVFVIGLYLISLSLPKLYQSFLGLFDQNSRAKVATVLVDLRRAIFGFILAQFIISLLTYIVTLIGLLILGVDYPMAIALLIVLVDILPVLGVSAVLFPWAGYSFLVGDSHLAIGLLVLFLVILIFRRIIEPKIIGDAVGINALAALISIYVGFKLMGAIGLILGPVMVIVYSALRRVGLLKINIKLDN